The Henckelia pumila isolate YLH828 chromosome 2, ASM3356847v2, whole genome shotgun sequence genome includes a window with the following:
- the LOC140882084 gene encoding uncharacterized protein isoform X2, with amino-acid sequence MKLRSELSFWSCALLDSPISCRVVTSSSVLVNLPAAMFLIIIFRYLSLDFDMRRKTATYKSKPTSENSSTKRKLVESPRVVGERSDWKNKVNSPVVEEALDHFTRHIISEWVTDLWYSRITTDRQGPEELVLIMNGVLAEISSRMRNVNLLDLLTRDTINLLCSQLELFRATKTKIEAQQSRFLTIEERDVELKTILAADNKLHPALFSAEAEHKVLQHVMNGVILFTFKPEDLQCSLFRYMTRELLACVVIRPVINLANPRFINERIESLIISVNKKTNMVGNATHMTSQSRVNGSTQVSSEDISESTDPSVNGVELVKLKDQNNKGDGDLDLENTSETLLSKDPLLSMDTRSTRSWNSLPDIHNCDGKDNQLVRSGDVLGGSPHVFSHKKIDSLAPEHLDNIWEKGRNYKTKEDVDPLADPVQGNSLGVLSNTVELPKQKKNELETMGGFLDKGVLSSGCYKHPGDNDTLAKENQASISLHEGEYEDRSLPSEEVESWSSSYSEGEDTSNVTGLDSPAIKVWDGKNKRNFSRIHHPLETLDGHRSIKGRKGHLIAKRLHRTKSAKKRSRRSGYNGHLWQEGERTSFLLGDGQDVLNSTDVVDKPGDSSDDGETELLGRAFSEATASPSLSTAYLPGNHKLAVNSATNSVIADSFFKLRCEVLGANIVKSGSKTFTVYSISVTDVNNNSWTIKRRFQHFEELHRRLKEFPEYYLHLPPKHFLSTGLDVFVIQERCTLLDQYLKKLLQLPTISCSIEVWDFLSVDSQMYIFSDSLSIIETFPVDLNGTLYEKNKGPKKNAQPVNDPISSTKENFRNENHHSESRIKGDHGWEDSKLKARDQSLSAKKPEKEVGKASQESNSDFKSSEPKNILSVRNMERAANGDRRAPLSADAIYVSSDATLPSEWVPPNLSVPLLDLVEAILQLKDGGWIRRKVFWVVKQVLQLGMGDAFDDWLIGKIQLLRYGSVVASGIRRLETLLWPDGIFITKHPRRQRPQLARPGQNYPSDQPSTPCSPQLDDVQNMEEIQQKEAERRAKLVYEVMIDKAPAAVVGLVGRKEYEQCAKDLYYFIQSSVFMKQLAFELIQLLLVSAFPELDPVFRQLYDEKESFGELKKN; translated from the exons ATGAAGCTAAGAAGCGAATTGTCATTTTGGTCGTGTGCGTTGTTGGACTCTCCTATCTCATGTCGTGTAG TGACAAGTTCATCAGTTTTAGTCAACTTGCCTGCTGCCATGTTCTTAATAATCATTTTTCGCTATTTGTCTCTGGATTTTGATATGCGGAGGAAAACTGCTACTTACAAAAGCAAACCAACATCTGAAAACAGCTCTACCAAGAGAAAACTTGTTGAGAGCCCAAGAGTTGTTGGTGAAAGGTCTGACTGGAAGAATAAGGTGAACTCCCCTGTAGTGGAGGAAGCACTTGATCATTTTACTCGTCATATTATCTCAGAGTGGGTGACAGATTTATGGTATTCTCGCATAACTACTGATAGACAAGGTCCAGAAGAGCTTGTGCTGATAATGAATGGTGTACTAGCCGAAATTTCCAGTCGCATGAGAAATGTCAATCTCTTGGATCTTTTAACAAG GGATACTATCAATCTTCTATGCAGTCAGCTGGAGCTTTTTCGTGCAACTAAGACAAAGATTGAGGCGCAGCAATCAAGATTTTTGACAATTGAAGAGAGAGACGTCGAACTGAAGACTATTCTCGCGGCAGATAACAAACTGCATCCTGCTTTGTTTTCTGCTGAAGCTGAGCATAAG GTTCTTCAACATGTCATGAATGGTGTCATTTTGTTTACGTTCAAACCAGAGGATCTGCAGTGTTCCTTGTTTCGCTATATGACCAGGGAACTCCTTGCTTGTGTTGTAATACGACCAGTCATAAATCTTGCTAACCCAAG GTTTATTAATGAGAGGATTGAATCTCTAATTATTTCTGTAAACAAGAAGACTAATATGGTAGGTAATGCAACTCATATGACATCACAATCGAGAGTTAATGGATCCACACAGGTATCATCTGAAGATATTTCAGAGTCCACAGATCCTTCTGTTAATGGTGTTGAACTGGTAAAGTTGAAAGATCAGAATAACAAAGGTGATGGGGATCTTGACTTGGAAAATACGAGTGAGACACTTCTCTCTAAGGATCCATTGCTTTCCATGGATACACGGTCCACCCGTTCTTGGAATTCTTTACCAGATATTCATAACTGCGATGGTAAAGATAATCAACTGGTCAGATCTGGGGACGTGTTGGGTGGTTCTCCTCATGTGTTTTCACACAAAAAGATTGACTCCTTGGCTCCAGAACATTTAGATAATATATGGGAAAAGGGAAGGAACTACAAAACGAAGGAAGATGTGGATCCACTGGCTGATCCTGTGCAGGGGAACTCGTTGGGGGTGTTATCTAACACAGTGGAGCTGCCAAAGCAGAAGAAAAATGAATTGGAAACAATGGGTGGTTTTTTGGATAAAGGTGTTCTTAGTTCTGGATGTTACAAACACCCTGGGGATAATGATACTTTGGCAAAAGAGAATCAAGCTTCAATTTCCTTACATGAAGGGGAATATGAAGATAGAAGTCTGCCTTCGGAAGAGGTTGAATCCTGGAGCAGCAGTTACTCTGAGGGTGAAGACACCAGCAATGTCACAGGTCTCGATTCACCTGCCATTAAAGTCTGGGatggaaaaaataaaagaaatttcagtCGCATTCATCATCCACTTGAAACTCTTGACGGTCACAGGAGTATAAAGGGAAGAAAAGGTCACCTCATCGCTAAAAGATTGCACAGAACGAAATCTGCAAAGAAGAGATCTAGGCGAAGTGGTTACAACGGACATTTGTGGCAAGAGGGAGAAAGAACAAGTTTCTTATTGGGAGATGGGCAGGATGTACTGAACTCAACTGATGTAGTTGACAAACCTGGAGATTCAAGTGATGATGGTGAGACAGAGCTGTTAGGTAGAGCTTTTAGTGAAGCAACAGCTTCACCATCTTTGTCCACTGCTTATTTACCTGGAAATCATAAGTTGGCCGTGAATTCAGCAACAAATTCAGTTATTGCTGATTCTTTTTTCAAGCTAAGATGCGAG gtATTAGGTGCCAATATTGTCAAGAGTGGATCCAAAACATTCACCGTGTATTCCATATCAGTGACGGATGTAAATAATAACAGTTGGACTATCAAAAGAAG ATTCCAACATTTTGAGGAGTTGCATAGGCGCCTTAAAGAGTTTCCAGAGTATTATCTCCATTTGCCTCCAAAGCATTTCCTGTCGACAGGTCTAGATGTATTCGTAATTCAAGAACGTTGTACATTACTTGACCAGTATTTGAAG AAGCTTCTCCAGCTTCCAACGATTTCCTGCTCCATTGAAGTTTGGGATTTCCTTAGTGTCGATTCTCAG ATGTACATTTTTTCAGATTCACTATCCATTATTGAGACTTTTCCAG TTGACTTGAATGGCACATTGTATGAAAAGAACAAGGGGCCTAAAAAGAACGCTCAGCCTGTCAATGATCCTATATCCTCCACGAAAGAAAATTTTAGAAATGAGAACCATCATTCAGAATCACGTATCAAGGGCGATCATGGTTGGGAGGATTCAAAACTGAAAGCAAGAGACCAATCTCTTTCAGCAAAAAAGCCTGAAAAAGAAGTGGGAAAGGCTTCTCAAGAGTCAAATAGTGACTTCAAAAGCTCAGAGCCTAAGAACATTCTTTCAGTAAGAAACATGGAGAGAGCAGCGAATGGAGATAGGCGAGCTCCACTCTCTGCTGACGCCATTTATGTTTCCTCGGATGCAACCCTTCCTAGTGAG TGGGTGCCGCCAAACCTAAGTGTTCCTTTACTGGATTTAGTTGAGGCCATTTTGCAGCTCAAGGATGGTGGATGGATTAG GAGAAAGGTTTTTTGGGTGGTCAAGCAGGTTTTACAATTGGGAATGGGTGATGCATTTGATGATTGGTTGATTGGGAAAATCCAGCTTCTGCGATATGGTTCGGTTGTTGCTTCTGGGATCCGGCGGTTGGAGACG TTATTGTGGCCTGATGGGATATTCATAACAAAGCATCCAAGGCGACAGCGACCACAACTTGCAAGACCAGGACAAAATTATCCTAGTGACCAACCTTCCACTCCCTGCTCACCTCAACTAGATGATGTCCAAAATATGGAGGAGATACAACAGAAGGAAGCTGAGCGGCGAGCCAAACTTGTGTATGAAGTAATGATTG ACAAGGCACCAGCTGCTGTTGTAGGCCTTGTTGGACGCAAGGAATATGAACAGTGCGCAAAGGATCTCTACTATTTCATTCAG TCGTCTGTTTTCATGAAGCAGCTGGCTTTTGAACTTATTCAGTTGCTACTCGTGTCTGCATTTCCCGAGCTTGACCCTGTTTTCCGGCAATTGTATGATGAAAAAGAGAGTTTTGGTGAACTAAAAAAGAACTAG
- the LOC140882084 gene encoding uncharacterized protein isoform X3 — translation MNGVLAEISSRMRNVNLLDLLTRDTINLLCSQLELFRATKTKIEAQQSRFLTIEERDVELKTILAADNKLHPALFSAEAEHKVLQHVMNGVILFTFKPEDLQCSLFRYMTRELLACVVIRPVINLANPRFINERIESLIISVNKKTNMVGNATHMTSQSRVNGSTQVSSEDISESTDPSVNGVELVKLKDQNNKGDGDLDLENTSETLLSKDPLLSMDTRSTRSWNSLPDIHNCDGKDNQLVRSGDVLGGSPHVFSHKKIDSLAPEHLDNIWEKGRNYKTKEDVDPLADPVQGNSLGVLSNTVELPKQKKNELETMGGFLDKGVLSSGCYKHPGDNDTLAKENQASISLHEGEYEDRSLPSEEVESWSSSYSEGEDTSNVTGLDSPAIKVWDGKNKRNFSRIHHPLETLDGHRSIKGRKGHLIAKRLHRTKSAKKRSRRSGYNGHLWQEGERTSFLLGDGQDVLNSTDVVDKPGDSSDDGETELLGRAFSEATASPSLSTAYLPGNHKLAVNSATNSVIADSFFKLRCEVLGANIVKSGSKTFTVYSISVTDVNNNSWTIKRRFQHFEELHRRLKEFPEYYLHLPPKHFLSTGLDVFVIQERCTLLDQYLKKLLQLPTISCSIEVWDFLSVDSQMYIFSDSLSIIETFPVDLNGTLYEKNKGPKKNAQPVNDPISSTKENFRNENHHSESRIKGDHGWEDSKLKARDQSLSAKKPEKEVGKASQESNSDFKSSEPKNILSVRNMERAANGDRRAPLSADAIYVSSDATLPSEWVPPNLSVPLLDLVEAILQLKDGGWIRRKVFWVVKQVLQLGMGDAFDDWLIGKIQLLRYGSVVASGIRRLETLLWPDGIFITKHPRRQRPQLARPGQNYPSDQPSTPCSPQLDDVQNMEEIQQKEAERRAKLVYEVMIDKAPAAVVGLVGRKEYEQCAKDLYYFIQSSVFMKQLAFELIQLLLVSAFPELDPVFRQLYDEKESFGELKKN, via the exons ATGAATGGTGTACTAGCCGAAATTTCCAGTCGCATGAGAAATGTCAATCTCTTGGATCTTTTAACAAG GGATACTATCAATCTTCTATGCAGTCAGCTGGAGCTTTTTCGTGCAACTAAGACAAAGATTGAGGCGCAGCAATCAAGATTTTTGACAATTGAAGAGAGAGACGTCGAACTGAAGACTATTCTCGCGGCAGATAACAAACTGCATCCTGCTTTGTTTTCTGCTGAAGCTGAGCATAAG GTTCTTCAACATGTCATGAATGGTGTCATTTTGTTTACGTTCAAACCAGAGGATCTGCAGTGTTCCTTGTTTCGCTATATGACCAGGGAACTCCTTGCTTGTGTTGTAATACGACCAGTCATAAATCTTGCTAACCCAAG GTTTATTAATGAGAGGATTGAATCTCTAATTATTTCTGTAAACAAGAAGACTAATATGGTAGGTAATGCAACTCATATGACATCACAATCGAGAGTTAATGGATCCACACAGGTATCATCTGAAGATATTTCAGAGTCCACAGATCCTTCTGTTAATGGTGTTGAACTGGTAAAGTTGAAAGATCAGAATAACAAAGGTGATGGGGATCTTGACTTGGAAAATACGAGTGAGACACTTCTCTCTAAGGATCCATTGCTTTCCATGGATACACGGTCCACCCGTTCTTGGAATTCTTTACCAGATATTCATAACTGCGATGGTAAAGATAATCAACTGGTCAGATCTGGGGACGTGTTGGGTGGTTCTCCTCATGTGTTTTCACACAAAAAGATTGACTCCTTGGCTCCAGAACATTTAGATAATATATGGGAAAAGGGAAGGAACTACAAAACGAAGGAAGATGTGGATCCACTGGCTGATCCTGTGCAGGGGAACTCGTTGGGGGTGTTATCTAACACAGTGGAGCTGCCAAAGCAGAAGAAAAATGAATTGGAAACAATGGGTGGTTTTTTGGATAAAGGTGTTCTTAGTTCTGGATGTTACAAACACCCTGGGGATAATGATACTTTGGCAAAAGAGAATCAAGCTTCAATTTCCTTACATGAAGGGGAATATGAAGATAGAAGTCTGCCTTCGGAAGAGGTTGAATCCTGGAGCAGCAGTTACTCTGAGGGTGAAGACACCAGCAATGTCACAGGTCTCGATTCACCTGCCATTAAAGTCTGGGatggaaaaaataaaagaaatttcagtCGCATTCATCATCCACTTGAAACTCTTGACGGTCACAGGAGTATAAAGGGAAGAAAAGGTCACCTCATCGCTAAAAGATTGCACAGAACGAAATCTGCAAAGAAGAGATCTAGGCGAAGTGGTTACAACGGACATTTGTGGCAAGAGGGAGAAAGAACAAGTTTCTTATTGGGAGATGGGCAGGATGTACTGAACTCAACTGATGTAGTTGACAAACCTGGAGATTCAAGTGATGATGGTGAGACAGAGCTGTTAGGTAGAGCTTTTAGTGAAGCAACAGCTTCACCATCTTTGTCCACTGCTTATTTACCTGGAAATCATAAGTTGGCCGTGAATTCAGCAACAAATTCAGTTATTGCTGATTCTTTTTTCAAGCTAAGATGCGAG gtATTAGGTGCCAATATTGTCAAGAGTGGATCCAAAACATTCACCGTGTATTCCATATCAGTGACGGATGTAAATAATAACAGTTGGACTATCAAAAGAAG ATTCCAACATTTTGAGGAGTTGCATAGGCGCCTTAAAGAGTTTCCAGAGTATTATCTCCATTTGCCTCCAAAGCATTTCCTGTCGACAGGTCTAGATGTATTCGTAATTCAAGAACGTTGTACATTACTTGACCAGTATTTGAAG AAGCTTCTCCAGCTTCCAACGATTTCCTGCTCCATTGAAGTTTGGGATTTCCTTAGTGTCGATTCTCAG ATGTACATTTTTTCAGATTCACTATCCATTATTGAGACTTTTCCAG TTGACTTGAATGGCACATTGTATGAAAAGAACAAGGGGCCTAAAAAGAACGCTCAGCCTGTCAATGATCCTATATCCTCCACGAAAGAAAATTTTAGAAATGAGAACCATCATTCAGAATCACGTATCAAGGGCGATCATGGTTGGGAGGATTCAAAACTGAAAGCAAGAGACCAATCTCTTTCAGCAAAAAAGCCTGAAAAAGAAGTGGGAAAGGCTTCTCAAGAGTCAAATAGTGACTTCAAAAGCTCAGAGCCTAAGAACATTCTTTCAGTAAGAAACATGGAGAGAGCAGCGAATGGAGATAGGCGAGCTCCACTCTCTGCTGACGCCATTTATGTTTCCTCGGATGCAACCCTTCCTAGTGAG TGGGTGCCGCCAAACCTAAGTGTTCCTTTACTGGATTTAGTTGAGGCCATTTTGCAGCTCAAGGATGGTGGATGGATTAG GAGAAAGGTTTTTTGGGTGGTCAAGCAGGTTTTACAATTGGGAATGGGTGATGCATTTGATGATTGGTTGATTGGGAAAATCCAGCTTCTGCGATATGGTTCGGTTGTTGCTTCTGGGATCCGGCGGTTGGAGACG TTATTGTGGCCTGATGGGATATTCATAACAAAGCATCCAAGGCGACAGCGACCACAACTTGCAAGACCAGGACAAAATTATCCTAGTGACCAACCTTCCACTCCCTGCTCACCTCAACTAGATGATGTCCAAAATATGGAGGAGATACAACAGAAGGAAGCTGAGCGGCGAGCCAAACTTGTGTATGAAGTAATGATTG ACAAGGCACCAGCTGCTGTTGTAGGCCTTGTTGGACGCAAGGAATATGAACAGTGCGCAAAGGATCTCTACTATTTCATTCAG TCGTCTGTTTTCATGAAGCAGCTGGCTTTTGAACTTATTCAGTTGCTACTCGTGTCTGCATTTCCCGAGCTTGACCCTGTTTTCCGGCAATTGTATGATGAAAAAGAGAGTTTTGGTGAACTAAAAAAGAACTAG
- the LOC140882084 gene encoding uncharacterized protein isoform X1, whose product MSSQIPTVSVRDLVDEAKKRIVILVVCVVGLSYLMSLTSSSVLVNLPAAMFLIIIFRYLSLDFDMRRKTATYKSKPTSENSSTKRKLVESPRVVGERSDWKNKVNSPVVEEALDHFTRHIISEWVTDLWYSRITTDRQGPEELVLIMNGVLAEISSRMRNVNLLDLLTRDTINLLCSQLELFRATKTKIEAQQSRFLTIEERDVELKTILAADNKLHPALFSAEAEHKVLQHVMNGVILFTFKPEDLQCSLFRYMTRELLACVVIRPVINLANPRFINERIESLIISVNKKTNMVGNATHMTSQSRVNGSTQVSSEDISESTDPSVNGVELVKLKDQNNKGDGDLDLENTSETLLSKDPLLSMDTRSTRSWNSLPDIHNCDGKDNQLVRSGDVLGGSPHVFSHKKIDSLAPEHLDNIWEKGRNYKTKEDVDPLADPVQGNSLGVLSNTVELPKQKKNELETMGGFLDKGVLSSGCYKHPGDNDTLAKENQASISLHEGEYEDRSLPSEEVESWSSSYSEGEDTSNVTGLDSPAIKVWDGKNKRNFSRIHHPLETLDGHRSIKGRKGHLIAKRLHRTKSAKKRSRRSGYNGHLWQEGERTSFLLGDGQDVLNSTDVVDKPGDSSDDGETELLGRAFSEATASPSLSTAYLPGNHKLAVNSATNSVIADSFFKLRCEVLGANIVKSGSKTFTVYSISVTDVNNNSWTIKRRFQHFEELHRRLKEFPEYYLHLPPKHFLSTGLDVFVIQERCTLLDQYLKKLLQLPTISCSIEVWDFLSVDSQMYIFSDSLSIIETFPVDLNGTLYEKNKGPKKNAQPVNDPISSTKENFRNENHHSESRIKGDHGWEDSKLKARDQSLSAKKPEKEVGKASQESNSDFKSSEPKNILSVRNMERAANGDRRAPLSADAIYVSSDATLPSEWVPPNLSVPLLDLVEAILQLKDGGWIRRKVFWVVKQVLQLGMGDAFDDWLIGKIQLLRYGSVVASGIRRLETLLWPDGIFITKHPRRQRPQLARPGQNYPSDQPSTPCSPQLDDVQNMEEIQQKEAERRAKLVYEVMIDKAPAAVVGLVGRKEYEQCAKDLYYFIQSSVFMKQLAFELIQLLLVSAFPELDPVFRQLYDEKESFGELKKN is encoded by the exons ATGAGCAGCCAGATACCAACTGTGAGCGTTAGGGATCTCGTCGATGAAGCTAAGAAGCGAATTGTCATTTTGGTCGTGTGCGTTGTTGGACTCTCCTATCTCATGTCGT TGACAAGTTCATCAGTTTTAGTCAACTTGCCTGCTGCCATGTTCTTAATAATCATTTTTCGCTATTTGTCTCTGGATTTTGATATGCGGAGGAAAACTGCTACTTACAAAAGCAAACCAACATCTGAAAACAGCTCTACCAAGAGAAAACTTGTTGAGAGCCCAAGAGTTGTTGGTGAAAGGTCTGACTGGAAGAATAAGGTGAACTCCCCTGTAGTGGAGGAAGCACTTGATCATTTTACTCGTCATATTATCTCAGAGTGGGTGACAGATTTATGGTATTCTCGCATAACTACTGATAGACAAGGTCCAGAAGAGCTTGTGCTGATAATGAATGGTGTACTAGCCGAAATTTCCAGTCGCATGAGAAATGTCAATCTCTTGGATCTTTTAACAAG GGATACTATCAATCTTCTATGCAGTCAGCTGGAGCTTTTTCGTGCAACTAAGACAAAGATTGAGGCGCAGCAATCAAGATTTTTGACAATTGAAGAGAGAGACGTCGAACTGAAGACTATTCTCGCGGCAGATAACAAACTGCATCCTGCTTTGTTTTCTGCTGAAGCTGAGCATAAG GTTCTTCAACATGTCATGAATGGTGTCATTTTGTTTACGTTCAAACCAGAGGATCTGCAGTGTTCCTTGTTTCGCTATATGACCAGGGAACTCCTTGCTTGTGTTGTAATACGACCAGTCATAAATCTTGCTAACCCAAG GTTTATTAATGAGAGGATTGAATCTCTAATTATTTCTGTAAACAAGAAGACTAATATGGTAGGTAATGCAACTCATATGACATCACAATCGAGAGTTAATGGATCCACACAGGTATCATCTGAAGATATTTCAGAGTCCACAGATCCTTCTGTTAATGGTGTTGAACTGGTAAAGTTGAAAGATCAGAATAACAAAGGTGATGGGGATCTTGACTTGGAAAATACGAGTGAGACACTTCTCTCTAAGGATCCATTGCTTTCCATGGATACACGGTCCACCCGTTCTTGGAATTCTTTACCAGATATTCATAACTGCGATGGTAAAGATAATCAACTGGTCAGATCTGGGGACGTGTTGGGTGGTTCTCCTCATGTGTTTTCACACAAAAAGATTGACTCCTTGGCTCCAGAACATTTAGATAATATATGGGAAAAGGGAAGGAACTACAAAACGAAGGAAGATGTGGATCCACTGGCTGATCCTGTGCAGGGGAACTCGTTGGGGGTGTTATCTAACACAGTGGAGCTGCCAAAGCAGAAGAAAAATGAATTGGAAACAATGGGTGGTTTTTTGGATAAAGGTGTTCTTAGTTCTGGATGTTACAAACACCCTGGGGATAATGATACTTTGGCAAAAGAGAATCAAGCTTCAATTTCCTTACATGAAGGGGAATATGAAGATAGAAGTCTGCCTTCGGAAGAGGTTGAATCCTGGAGCAGCAGTTACTCTGAGGGTGAAGACACCAGCAATGTCACAGGTCTCGATTCACCTGCCATTAAAGTCTGGGatggaaaaaataaaagaaatttcagtCGCATTCATCATCCACTTGAAACTCTTGACGGTCACAGGAGTATAAAGGGAAGAAAAGGTCACCTCATCGCTAAAAGATTGCACAGAACGAAATCTGCAAAGAAGAGATCTAGGCGAAGTGGTTACAACGGACATTTGTGGCAAGAGGGAGAAAGAACAAGTTTCTTATTGGGAGATGGGCAGGATGTACTGAACTCAACTGATGTAGTTGACAAACCTGGAGATTCAAGTGATGATGGTGAGACAGAGCTGTTAGGTAGAGCTTTTAGTGAAGCAACAGCTTCACCATCTTTGTCCACTGCTTATTTACCTGGAAATCATAAGTTGGCCGTGAATTCAGCAACAAATTCAGTTATTGCTGATTCTTTTTTCAAGCTAAGATGCGAG gtATTAGGTGCCAATATTGTCAAGAGTGGATCCAAAACATTCACCGTGTATTCCATATCAGTGACGGATGTAAATAATAACAGTTGGACTATCAAAAGAAG ATTCCAACATTTTGAGGAGTTGCATAGGCGCCTTAAAGAGTTTCCAGAGTATTATCTCCATTTGCCTCCAAAGCATTTCCTGTCGACAGGTCTAGATGTATTCGTAATTCAAGAACGTTGTACATTACTTGACCAGTATTTGAAG AAGCTTCTCCAGCTTCCAACGATTTCCTGCTCCATTGAAGTTTGGGATTTCCTTAGTGTCGATTCTCAG ATGTACATTTTTTCAGATTCACTATCCATTATTGAGACTTTTCCAG TTGACTTGAATGGCACATTGTATGAAAAGAACAAGGGGCCTAAAAAGAACGCTCAGCCTGTCAATGATCCTATATCCTCCACGAAAGAAAATTTTAGAAATGAGAACCATCATTCAGAATCACGTATCAAGGGCGATCATGGTTGGGAGGATTCAAAACTGAAAGCAAGAGACCAATCTCTTTCAGCAAAAAAGCCTGAAAAAGAAGTGGGAAAGGCTTCTCAAGAGTCAAATAGTGACTTCAAAAGCTCAGAGCCTAAGAACATTCTTTCAGTAAGAAACATGGAGAGAGCAGCGAATGGAGATAGGCGAGCTCCACTCTCTGCTGACGCCATTTATGTTTCCTCGGATGCAACCCTTCCTAGTGAG TGGGTGCCGCCAAACCTAAGTGTTCCTTTACTGGATTTAGTTGAGGCCATTTTGCAGCTCAAGGATGGTGGATGGATTAG GAGAAAGGTTTTTTGGGTGGTCAAGCAGGTTTTACAATTGGGAATGGGTGATGCATTTGATGATTGGTTGATTGGGAAAATCCAGCTTCTGCGATATGGTTCGGTTGTTGCTTCTGGGATCCGGCGGTTGGAGACG TTATTGTGGCCTGATGGGATATTCATAACAAAGCATCCAAGGCGACAGCGACCACAACTTGCAAGACCAGGACAAAATTATCCTAGTGACCAACCTTCCACTCCCTGCTCACCTCAACTAGATGATGTCCAAAATATGGAGGAGATACAACAGAAGGAAGCTGAGCGGCGAGCCAAACTTGTGTATGAAGTAATGATTG ACAAGGCACCAGCTGCTGTTGTAGGCCTTGTTGGACGCAAGGAATATGAACAGTGCGCAAAGGATCTCTACTATTTCATTCAG TCGTCTGTTTTCATGAAGCAGCTGGCTTTTGAACTTATTCAGTTGCTACTCGTGTCTGCATTTCCCGAGCTTGACCCTGTTTTCCGGCAATTGTATGATGAAAAAGAGAGTTTTGGTGAACTAAAAAAGAACTAG